One genomic segment of Oncorhynchus kisutch isolate 150728-3 linkage group LG15, Okis_V2, whole genome shotgun sequence includes these proteins:
- the LOC109904955 gene encoding BTB/POZ domain-containing protein KCTD12-like, whose amino-acid sequence MALPDNTPSIPLGEAVIFPEIVELNVGGQVYITRYSTLVSVPDSLLWEMFSRKSTKGLARDTKGRFFVDRDGFLFRYILDYMRDQQLVLPDHFPERGRLQREAEFFNLPELIKILAPKLSKQNSLGDEGCQSDPEDSSPGIDTGRNLASLGTAACASLVPSGDGKRSGFITIGYRGSYTLGRDSQTDAKFRRVARIMVCGKTSLAKEVFGETLNESRDPDRPPERYTSRYYLKFTFLEQAFDKLADAGFHMVACNSTGTCAFAHEQTDDKIWTSYTEYVFYRE is encoded by the coding sequence ATGGCTCTGCCCGATAACACCCCCAGCATTCCTTTAGGGGAAGCAGTCATCTTCCCTGAGATAGTAGAGCTGAACGTGGGCGGCCAGGTGTACATCACTCGCTACTCAACCCTCGTCAGCGTACCAGACTCTCTCCTGTGGGAGATGTTTAGCAGGAAATCCACCAAAGGGCTGGCGAGGGACACCAAGGGCCGTTTCTTCGTGGACCGGGATGGTTTCCTGTTCCGGTATATTCTGGACTACATGAGAGATCAGCAGCTGGTGCTCCCTGACCACTTCCCAGAGCGGGGTCGCCTGCAGCGGGAGGCTGAGTTCTTCAACCTACCTGAGCTCATAAAGATCCTGGCGCCCAAACTCAGCAAGCAGAACTCGCTGGGTGACGAGGGGTGTCAGAGTGACCCGGAGGACTCCTCGCCGGGCATCGACACCGGGCGCAACCTGGCCTCGCTGGGCACTGCCGCCTGCGCCAGTCTGGTCCCCAGTGGAGACGGTAAACGCTCGGGATTCATCACCATCGGTTATCGCGGCTCCTATACTTTGGGGCGCGACAGCCAGACCGACGCCAAGTTCAGACGTGTTGCTCGCATTATGGTCTGTGGCAAGACGTCGCTGGCTAAAGAGGTGTTTGGGGAGACGCTGAACGAGAGCCGTGACCCGGACCGGCCCCCAGAGCGCTACACGTCACGCTACTACCTCAAATTCACCTTCCTGGAGCAGGCCTTTGACAAGCTGGCAGACGCCGGGTTTCACATGGTGGCCTGTAACTCCACGGGGACCTGCGCCTTCGCTCACGAGCAGACGGACGACAAGATCTGGACCAGCTACACTGAATACGTGTTCTACCGTGAGTGA